The Sylvia atricapilla isolate bSylAtr1 chromosome 13, bSylAtr1.pri, whole genome shotgun sequence genome includes a region encoding these proteins:
- the MESD gene encoding LRP chaperone MESD translates to MAAAAGWALLALALCLSAAAAAGGSEGKRREGPPKKKDIRDYNDADMARLLEQWEKDDDIEEGDLPEHKRPPAPIDFSKLDPGKPESILKMTKKGKTLMMFVTVSGDPTEKETEEITSLWQGSLFNANYDVQRFIVGSNRAIFMLRDGGYAWEIKDFLINQERCADVTLEGQVYPGKGADGSEKVKNKTKPEKAKKKKDAEKKSNGIKEDNRATNQREEL, encoded by the exons atggcggcggccgcgggctgGGCGCTGCTGGCCCTGGCGCTGTGTCTGagcgcggcggccgcggccggcgGCTCGGAGGGGAAGCGGCGGGAGGGTCCTCCCAAGAAGAAGGACATTCGGGACTACAACGACGCGGACATGGCCcggctgctggagcagtgggag aaagatgATGACATTGAAGAGGGAGATCTCCCTGAACACAAGAGGCCTCCAGCACCAATAGATTTCTCAAAATTAGATCCGGGCAAGCCTGAAAGCATCCTGAAGATGACAAAGAAGGGGAAGACTTTGATGATGTTTGTCACAGTGTCAGGAGATCCCacagaaaaggagacagaagaaaTCACCAGCCTGTGGCAGGGCAGTCTCTTCAATGCAAACTACGACGTGCAAAG GTTTATTGTTGGCTCCAATCGGGCCATCTTCATGCTGCGGGATGGTGGCTACGCCTGGGAGATCAAAGACTTCCTGATAAATCAGGAAAGGTGTGCAGATGTTACTCTGGAAGGTCAGGTTTATCCTGGTAAAGGAGCAGATGGAAGtgagaaagtgaaaaacaaaacaaaacccgaaaaagcaaagaagaaaaaagacgCAGAGAAGAAATCTAATGGCATCAAAGAGGACAACCGAGCAACCAACCAGAGAGAGGAGCTATGA
- the TLNRD1 gene encoding talin rod domain-containing protein 1 — MASGGSGKSSSEVSGGGIPSSSSLQRKKLISICDHCKIKMQLVADLLLLSSETRPVNTESLSVFGESFEKCRDTIIARTKGLSILTHDVQSQLNMGRFGEVGESLMEMGELVVSLTECSAHAAYLAAVETPGAQPAMPGLVDRYKVTRCRHEVEHGCGVLKTTPLADMSPQLLLEVSQNMSKNLKFLTDACVLASEKSKDKFAKEQFKLSVKCMSTSASALLACVKEVKTSPSELTRNRCVLFSGPLVQSVYALVGFATEPQFLGKAATINPEGKAVQTAILGGAMSVVSACVLLTQCLRDIAQHPESSTKMSDYRERLRNSACAVSDGCNLLSQALRERSSPRTLPPVNSNSVN; from the coding sequence ATGGCTAGCGGTGGCTCCGGCAAGTCCAGCAGCGAGGTCTCCGGCGGCggcatccccagcagcagctccctgcagaggaaGAAGCTCATCTCTATCTGCGACCACTGCAAGATCAAGATGCAACTGGTGGCCGATCTGCTTCTGCTGTCGAGCGAGACCAGGCCGGTGAACACCGAGAGTCTGTCTGTCTTCGGTGAGTCCTTTGAGAAGTGCAGGGACACGATCATTGCCAGGACCAAAGGACTCTCCATCTTGACCCATGACGTCCAGAGCCAGCTCAACATGGGACGCTTCGGGGAGGTGGGAGAAAGCCTGATGGAGATGGGGGAGCTGGTGGTCTCCCTCACTGAGTGCTCTGCCCACGCTGCCTACCTGGCTGCAGTGGAGACTCCGGGGGCCCAGCCTGCCATGCCTGGCTTGGTGGATCGCTACAAGGTGACCCGATGTAGGCATGAGGTGGAGCACGGCTGCGGGGTCTTGAAGACCACCCCTTTGGCAGATATgagccctcagctcctgctggaggtttctCAGAACATGTCCAAGAACTTGAAATTCCTGACAGACGCCTGCGTGCTGGCCAGTGAGAAATCCAAGGATAAATTTGCTAAGGAGCAGTTCAAACTCAGTGTCAAATGTATGAGCACCAGCGCCTCTGCCCTCTTGGCCTGTGTCAAGGAGGTCAAGACCTCACCCAGCGAGCTGACCAGGAACCGGTGCGTCTTGTTCAGTGGACCTTTGGTGCAGTCTGTCTATGCTCTGGTGGGCTTTGCCACTGAGCCCCAGTTTTTGGGTAAAGCTGCCACCATTAATCCAGAGGGCAAAGCTGTGCAAACTGCCATCCTAGGAGGAGCCATGAGTGTGGTATCTGCTTGTGTGCTCCTGACCCAATGCCTCAGGGATATAGCCCAACACCCCGAAAGTAGCACCAAAATGAGCGATTACAGGGAAAGGTTGAGGAACTCAGCTTGCGCCGTCTCGGATGGTTGCAACCTGCTATCTCAGGCACTAAGAGAAAGATCTTCACCCAGGACTTTACCGCCAGTGAACTCCAATTCTGTGAATTAA